The Lycium ferocissimum isolate CSIRO_LF1 chromosome 10, AGI_CSIRO_Lferr_CH_V1, whole genome shotgun sequence genome window below encodes:
- the LOC132034981 gene encoding uncharacterized protein LOC132034981, giving the protein MAEQIYWGHGIYGIQSASKFYFGKLISLLSLGECAMLAAMIPAPELRSPFRDSSRGKIFQARVLKRMVEFGFLDVEVAGIAVKQPLVFNSGSSAHSDGFLIISQEVNPDFFFPVSFQF; this is encoded by the exons ATGGCAGAACAGATATATTGGGGACATGGTATTTATGGTATTCAATCTGCATCAAAGTTTTATTTCGGGAAGCTCATATCCCTTCTTAGCTTGGGAGAATGTGCTATGCTTGCAGCAATGATACCAGCACCAGAGCTGCGGTCACCATTCAGGGACTCTAGCAG AGGAAAGATCTTCCAAGCTAGAGTTTTGAAAAGGATGGTCGAATTTGGATTTCTAGATGTCGAGGTGGCAGGCATTGCTGTAAAACAACCTCTCGTATTTAATTCTGGAAGCTCAGCTCATTCAGATGGGTTCTTGATTATATCGCAAGAGGTAAATCCAGATTTCTTTTTTCCAGTCTCATTTCAGTTCTGA